From Nicotiana tabacum cultivar K326 chromosome 22, ASM71507v2, whole genome shotgun sequence, one genomic window encodes:
- the LOC107770697 gene encoding uncharacterized protein LOC107770697 codes for MQEAIDDNYLCPSFSSFGYLAKIAAKISDEFQEAAEENATDSFDGDNSEELDFEFSTMELIYGGQTEFQSIFPVFNRDLLLNVNDESSSSDAVDSEIRIPLKSFFLEELESTTTSASEASSDVDELEILPPGTYCVWKPKISNPSPGKCKKSKSTGSAPKRWPKLRDLLRRSNSDGKDTSFVFLTPKKSIKSETTNLGEVVKAAGKSKQLKGSGTGGESPVAAYIRNRAANQVDKNRRKSYLPYRQDLIGFFASVNGLTNGLSRSYRPF; via the coding sequence ATGCAGGAAGCCATAGACGATAATTATTTGTGCCCTAGCTTTAGTAGCTTCGGATACTTGGCTAAAATTGCCGCTAAAATCTCCGATGAATTTCAGGAGGCAGCGGAGGAGAACGCTACCGATAGCTTCGACGGAGATAACAGTGAGGAATTAGATTTTGAATTCTCAACCATGGAACTCATCTACGGCGGTCAAACTGAATTTCAGTCAATTTTCCCTGTTTTCAACCGCGATCTATTATTAAACGTTAACGATGAATCGTCGTCGTCGGATGCCGTTGATAGTGAAATTCGAATTCCGTTGAAGAGCTTTTTCCTAGAAGAACTGGAATCAACGACGACGTCTGCGTCGGAGGCGTCATCGGATGTGGATGAATTGGAGATTTTACCGCCGGGAACTTATTGTGTGTGGAAGCCGAAGATAAGCAACCCGTCACCGGGAAAATGTAAGAAGAGTAAATCAACTGGATCGGCGCCGAAGCGATGGCCGAAGCTTCGAGATTTGTTACGGCGGAGTAATAGCGACGGCAAGGACACTAGTTTTGTATTTCTCACACCGAAAAAGTCAATAAAAAGCGAAACAACAAATTTGGGTGAGGTCGTAAAGGCGGCCGGAAAATCGAAGCAGCTGAAAGGAAGTGGTACGGGCGGAGAGTCGCCGGTGGCGGCTTACATACGAAATAGAGCGGCCAACCAAGTTGATAAGAATAGAAGAAAATCGTATTTACCGTATAGGCAAGACCTAATAGGATTTTTCGCCAGCGTTAATGGTTTGACTAATGGTTTGAGCAGAAGTTATCGGCCATTCTAA